The Cryptococcus deuterogattii R265 chromosome 3, complete sequence genome has a segment encoding these proteins:
- a CDS encoding eukaryotic translation initiation factor 3 subunit M, producing MADCITIAPELSFKDQITELAAHLSRSLPNADNQVAVKEFVQGYENQVATEEGKDDVEDAKKKQVVKSIVDKFVELKGGLEAAKESEVESSHFLLQHVLSTTFDQASEEYAQTVKDVNEAVKKGAQETTKITRSEAASRVLKNTYNFLPSNSPIRPSTLLSLMSLLASTLDLSALPLPTSTLLPALSSWSIPSSEKVSFLTTASGLYQSTGNLAKALELLTLALKESVEPTVVEKAVLLALAVPNRFELDDVLAVQGVKEQLGKVQGVAELFEGDEVEAIEKGKKWAAENVSLIEGAGIPGFTSETILRKLRLIALVALCAKSETRQLEYAPIAKALAIEESEVETWVIDAVRSKLIVARISQPQSLIRIQSISSVTASSRRFGSNEWQLLEKRLEQWKKSVNEARQVVEEAELVAQQGLGQQRRGGKRREEKKEKEEKEEQE from the exons ATGGCCGACTGCATAACCATAGCTCCAGAGCTCTCCTTCAAGGACCAG ATCACAGAGCTCGCTGCTCACCTTTCTAGGTCATTGCCCAATGCCGACAATCAAGTTGCGGTGAAGGAGTTTGTGCAGGGATACGAAAACCAGGTGGCCacagaggaagggaaggatgatgtggaagacgcgaagaagaagcaggttGTGAAGAGCATTGTGGACAAGTTTGTCGAGTTGAAGGGTGGGCTTGAGGCTGCCAAGGAGTCTG AGGTCGAGAGCTCCCACTTTTTATTACAACATGTCCTTTCAACCACTTTTGACCAGGCGTCAGAAGAGTATGCGCAGACGGTTAAGGATGTCAACGAGGCTGTTAAGAAGGGCGCGCAGGAGACCACCAAGATCACAAGGTCTGAGGCTGCTTCTCGAGT TCTCAAAAACACCTACaacttccttccctcaaaCTCTCCTATCCGACCTTCtacccttctctctttgaTGTCGCTCCTCGCCTCTACCCTTGACTTGtctgctcttcccctccctaCATCTACCCTCCTCCCTGCCCTCTCTTCATggtccatcccttcttccgaaAAGGTGTCTTTCCTCACAACTGCCTCTGGCCTCTATCAATCCACCGGCAACCTCGCCAAGGCGCTTGAGCTTCTCACCCTTGCTTTGAAGGAGTCTGTCGAGCCTACTGTTGTGGAGAAGGCTGTTTTGCTCGCCTTAGCTGTCCCTAACCGGTTTGAGTTGGATGATGTGCTTGCCGTGCAGGGCGTCAAGGAGCAGCTTGGGAAGGTCCAGGGTGTGGCCGAGTTATTTGAGGGcgatgaggttgaggctattgagaagggcaagaagtGGGCGGCGGAGAACGTTTCTTTGATCGAGGGTGCTG GTATTCCTGGGTTCACTTCCGAGACAATCTTGAGAAAACTTCGACTTATTGCCCTTGTTGCTCTTTGCGCCAAGAGCGAGACCCGTCAACTCGAATATGCGCCCATCGCCAAGGCTTTGGCTATCGAAGAGTCCGAGGTTGAGACTTGGGTCATTGACG CCGTCCGATCAAAGCTCATTGTCGCCCGAATTTCTCAACCCCAGTCCCTCATCCGCATCCAATCTATTTCCTCAGTCACCGCCTCTTCCCGTCGCTTTGGCTCTAATGAATGGCAGCTGCTTGAGAAGCGATTGGAacagtggaagaagagcgtgAACGAGGCGAGGCaggttgttgaggaggcCGAGCTTGTTGCCCAGCAAGGTTTGGGACAGcagaggaggggagggaagaggagagaggagaagaaggagaaggaggaaaaggaggagcaggagtaA
- a CDS encoding vacuolar protein sorting-associated protein vps17, with amino-acid sequence MGLVSPPPESQSQQETAAGAAQQERNAPRVYLRVRIGTLERNKKDLLVRFDASTNLSTYKNGMYRNMQRSYVEFQKFAEQLSLVCPQTIIPALPLPSTSASTDEEDDRLVRIALQRWFSRVCEDPVLMREDEVRSFIESNFGYSPIPPPTSKRTQTNVLSALTKVVRRGPLDEDDELSSAKIALDKLEERYGHAATCVSHVGKARRQLANSNAELGAKMVSLSTVESEPSLAGAERKIGRAWEQVSGMINAQAVNENVILSDTLGYQALNARAAKDTLLQRTAVLEDSQSASKAAITKRRNLERLKGSSNINPAKVDDAISEMQEADSLEQSLSHRVNAISQNLHVSLRAHSRHAHEDIAVSLMEAARMSAMYHKQALRELESLRADISKVAPGAAPLDGLAVSGKSPAASGVQPTQSPFMSRAPPPPQPQFASPYAVQPPLTAQVGRQPPMARTPQPQIQPQPQAQPQIRPPVQPQAQTTFQSQPQAYPRNPYATQPPPPPPQSATPPFPSQSRSNSYVIQPPGSSSQSPYGPAPNAAGPSTSSQFSPRIPTSPPTTGFPVSDGTQSMFLPSGGNGGMQQRPHSAAPDVPGFAGASRAVDPLAGFPSRPAAVAPGMQGMQGMAQSMFIPSQPQSQPQPQLQSQTSFRPYPGYYASQAQPLTPSAGPGPSNQVYQSSPLPFQPPQPPYHPGQGQFGQGYPVQNAQGYPGTQQQQQQQQPQQASPFPGPAGVQRAATIATERRKLDERKAAKMLAGGF; translated from the exons ATGGGACTAGTCAGCCCTCCGCCCGAGTCGCAGTCTCAGCAAGAGACCGCAGCCGGTGCAGCTCAGCAGGAAAGAAATGCACCACGAGTCTATCTCCGCGTAAGGATCGGAACACTGGAAAGGAATAAGAAGGATTTGTTGGTCAGGTTTGATGCGAGT ACCAACCTCTCAACCTACAAGAATGGGATGTACAGGAACATGCAGAGGAGCTATGTCGAATTCCAAAAGTTTGCAGAGCAACTGTCGCTCGTCTGTCCCCAGA CTATCATTCCTGCccttcctttgccttccacGTCAGCATCTacagacgaagaagatgataggCTTGTAAGGATCGCGCTGCAAAGATGGTTTTCGAGAGTCTGTGAGGATCCAGTGTTGATGAGGGAAGACGAAGTTAGGAGCTTTATCGAATCGAACTTTGGA TACTCCCCAATTCCCCCTCCTACATCCAAGCGCACTCAGACAAACGTCCTTTCCGCACTGACCAAAGTCGTCCGTCGAGGTCCTCTtgacgaagacgacgaaCTGTCATCTGCCAAAATCGCGCTGGACAAGCTCGAAGAGCGCTACGGCCATGCCGCCACCTGTGTTAGCCATGTTGGCAAGGCTAGACGACAGCTGGCAAATAGCAATGCTGAACTAGGTGCAAAGATGGTCAGCCTCAGTACGGTGGAAAGTGAACCGAGTTTGGCTGGTGCGGAAAGGAAAATCGGAAGGGCGTGGGAACAAGTCTCGGGAATGATTAATGCTCAA GCGGTAAACGAAAATGTCATTCTTAGCGATACCTTGGGCTATCAAGCCCTCAATGCTCGCGCTGCCAAGGATACGCTTTTGCAAAGAACTGCGGTCCTTGAGGACTCTCAGTCAGCCAGCAAAGCCGCGATCACGAAGCGTAGAAATTTGGAACGCCTCAAGGGCAGTTCGAACATCAACCCTGCCAAAGTTGACGACGCTATCAGCGAGATGCAAGAG GCCGACAGCCTCGaacaatctctttctcatcgAGTAAACGCCATCTCACAGAATCTTCATGTCTCCCTTAGAGCACACTCCCGCCACGCTCACGAGGATATCGCTGTCAGCTTAATGGAAGCCGCAAGAATGTCGGCAATGTACCATAAACAAGCACTTCGAGAATTGGAAAGCTTGAGAGCGGATATTAGCAAGGTAGCCCCTGGAGCGGCACCCCTTGATGGCTTGGCCGTCAGTGGGAAATCACCTGCTGCTTCTGGGGTGCAGCCCACTCAGTCGCCTTTCATGTCGAGggctccaccacctcctcagcctcagTTTGCCTCGCCATATGCTGTCCAACCTCCTCTGACAGCGCAGGTGGGGCGCCAGCCGCCTATGGCGCGTACTCCTCAGCCCCAGATTCAACCCCAGCCTCAGGCTCAACCCCAAATCCGACCGCCAGTCCAGCCTCAGGCGCAGACCACGTTCCAATCCCAGCCGCAGGCTTACCCACGTAACCCTTATGCCACCcaaccaccaccaccacctcctcaaTCTGCCACacctcctttcccatccCAGTCCCGATCCAACTCTTACGTTATCCAACCTCCAGGCTCATCCTCCCAATCGCCCTACGGTCCTGCACCCAATGCCGCCGGTCCTTCGACCTCTTCCCAATTCTCGCCTCGTATACCAACTTCTCCACCTACAACTGGGTTCCCTGTTTCAGATGGAACGCAATCGATGTTCCTCCCTTCGGGAGGGAATGGAGGTATGCAGCAGCGGCCACATAGTGCTGCTCCTGATGTCCCTGGCTTCGCCGGTGCCTCCAGGGCGGTGGACCCACTTGCAGGTTTCCCAAGTCGTCCCGCGGCGGTGGCGCCAGGCATGCAAGGGATGCAAGGCATGGCACAAAGCATGTTCATCCCTTCCCAACCCCAATCCcaacctcaacctcaacttCAATCTCAAACAAGTTTCCGACCCTATCCGGGCTATTATGCCTCTCAGGCTCAACCACTCACGCCCAGTGCCGGACCGGGCCCTTCAAACCAAGTTTATCAGTCGTCGCCATTGCCATTCCAACCCCCACAACCTCCGTACCACCCCGGGCAAGGTCAATTCGGCCAAGGATACCCCGTCCAAAATGCGCAGGGCTATCCTGGCacacagcagcaacagcagcaacagcagccacAGCAAGCTTCACCATTCCCTGGTCCGGCTGGGGTACAAAGGGCGGCGACGATTGCGACTGAGCGGAGAAAGTTGGACGAGAGGAAGGCGGCAAAAATGTTGGCTGGAGGATTCTAA